In Pempheris klunzingeri isolate RE-2024b chromosome 5, fPemKlu1.hap1, whole genome shotgun sequence, the DNA window TAAGTATTGATTGACAGgcctcctctgtcctcatttGCTGTCATGCTTGCTGTGCTGTAACCAAAGATACGTAGTTACACAATGTCAGGATAAAACCAGTCGTCGAAGCTGATGACATGATCGCATAGCAATGGCTCTCACAAATCAGACAGCGGGTATTTATATCAGCCTGTAATCATTTCAATCAGTCACACATGCCGACACTGAATCCACGAGATTTCATGTCAATCCTACATTAAGCACATAAAGGTCGTATCACATGAAATTTAAAGCAGGGGGATATTTCAGTTAGTTTTGACAAAACTATTCGCTGTCTGCTTGTCTTTAGTTGTCTGTTAAAGAAATGCATTGAGCTGCACAGGCTCCAGTTTCCACTTGAGCAATTCTCTCATATTTTGTATCTTGAGTAACTGTCTCGTCTGCTCTTTTTACTTATTTCTTATGCCAGTGTCatattgttaatgttgttttgactaatataaaatgaaatccaTTTAACGCAAGGGcattatttgtaaaaaaaaaaaaaatatatatatatatatatatatatattatattatattatattatcatgtATTATTTACATGTAATAACATTAGAGATGCAGAGTTGTATAATATCTATATTAGAGCCAAATTCACTGGTCAATTTTATAGCGTATAAGTCAGCCAATAGGTAACAAGAAATTGTGGTACATAAATGCAGAATAGAAGCCTACTAAATGGTTCTACTATATCATGtttatcttgtgttttctatcttaaaaatattaaataccaTTATAACATTTCTAAATAAGCTTGGCCATGTGGTAATGAGGCTACAATTGACTTATTGACTGTATTCTCATATATATTCATCTCCATGGTGCcgttagcatctttcagctaattgttttggtttttgggtCACGCTCATTGTTCTCATctacagcaggcagctgtttccagtAGAAATCACTGATGATTTCACTGTAAACTACCTGCTTAGCGCCCAACTGTACTGGGGCATTTAGCGGCTAAACAGCCATATATTTCcatcaggagttggtagagaccaaaaacagagctaaaagagagtgaatattggacctACATACTGGTTGGTCAGTAAGTGCTGGATGTATAGGCCTCATTTAGCAACTTCCATCATATCAACgtaaaaggtgatgatatgtcaatgttgtgtttgcagctggTTTCTGCTGCCCTCAAGTGGGCAAAAAATCAATTACTGCAGGTTTAAGTTTCCAACTCGTTTAATAAGACACATGGTCGAATGTCTGTATCATTATTAACAAGCAGTTTTAAGACCACTGGTAAATGAATGAGAAATGATTTGATATGACAACAGGTTTGCCTACTATAGAAACttaatttaacatttctaaTAGATGAGTATTGTAGCTCTGACTCTATCCCCACACTGTCAATCCAGATGAGGATAATAAAGTCTGATGATATTATTGAGTTTACAACAAACTAATTTACAGTATTAGAGGCTTTAACAGCTATTTAAGAGGAAGTGCACAAACataatttcaacatttaaacGACCAGAACCGAATAGCaaggaacagaaataaatgtgtgGCATCAGCGTGAGGCTCATTGAACTGAGTCAGAAATCAGACTGATGTATCACACAGCAGACTGACTTTGGTGTCAAACATTCATCGACTGGGAAAAACCTAATTGTGTGGAAAAATCTGATCAGAAGTTGACAACGAAATGAAATGGGTGACTCATGACAAAGCCGAGCTTTAACCTCTCCCAAATAGTTCCAGCTCTTGTGCTGTCATCACAGGAAAAAAGATTGACAGACACTAACTCAGATCAATCAGAGGGTGTCAGTTGATTTGCTGTATCAATTAaggttttgacttttttttttttttttgctgctgtccAACAATATTTTGTGGATATTAAACAGATCAGCACAGTGCTATGTGACATAAGACAATGCTCTCATCTCCAAAAGTGACTACTCACATTAGTTTTATTCCAAAACTGCAGTGCTAGATGAGCAAATGCAATCAGTGCTTAAATGTTTGCTGGAGAGCCAAAGTAATGATTGGATGTCTCCATGTAGGCTTGGCATCATCAGATGTTTCTGCATTGACACAGACACGGGAtgacaaatgaacaaatggtTCTGGTGCATTAGTTCTCAAATTAGCTCAGGCTGTGTTATCGTAATAGCGTCAGACATCTTTACATTACTGTATTTCCCTGCTATCCAGAACAATGACGAGGAACAATTGTGATTTCAAATCACTAACACAGATGGaagcctctctgtctgcttaaAGAATTTTAATCACAGTTATTTTCTCATGTATTTGCAGCTTGGGTGAAATCtattttgctttaattaaaacaagagaaaatgtgCATTAAGCAGATTATTGCTGAGCTCAGTGCTTCCAGCCCCATAATAACCCAACTTGACAGACTTAGGGCATCTTATGAACAAAAATGGGCGTCAGGCGTGACAAATGATTGTTATTTCCCCGTGTACGGTATCAGAGTCATCATTTTTTGCCTTCTCTCGTCTTGTATGACAAATTCCACGACGTGGAATCATGACGTTGACCAATAGGAGCTCAGAACGCTTTTGAACTGTCAACATGACAAAGCAAAAGATTAGATATGTTGTTTTTGAACTTCAGATGCTAATGTTTGCTTATATTCTTGTTCCAGGAAGTCTTCCCAATGACATCACACAATATTGCGAGCTGTCCTTCAAAGCTCATGTTAGCATTTGGGAAATTTTTTGggaaaatacatttcagagcCGTGGTATAAAAGCACTTTAGAAAGCCCTGAGAATGTTTGACCGGTTTAACACACACGTGTAAGACGCTGAGATGCTGTAGCCATTTCTTGTAACACTTTGGAAAGTGTACTTTGGCCGATCACTGCCAAAATATTCAGCTTACTTTGGTTTAGAAATATCTTGAAGTGCTCTCCATCAAGCACAGACAGCTTGTTGGGCTTTCCACTGCGTTTTCTGCTTTTAACttgagaagaggagggaggtgtgGTAGCCAAATCTGAGTTGTTCTAGCCGTCTCTCATGATCTCAGTAACTGAATGGCAAATAAAAAACGTCATTTTGCTTTTTAGTGTGGTAATATTTAGTGGTACTCTAACTCTAGATGGGCTCCAGGTGAATAGCTTCACGGGTAGCTAAAATCTGAAGTGTGTATGTTAATGTATGTATGGGGATCTCATGCTCCCGTGGAAAAGGTTTATCCTGATGCATTGCGTGTATTTGATACAGTTACAATACTTTttgtattgtactttttgttttaaaaaagggacagactatttaatagtgttttattgtgtctaagtttctgttcaattttgtattttaatattttttattgttgtgacgacctctgtatcgcactctggcacaacactttcctccgggataaataaaggcggtcttattcttattcttattcttacaatgtgtatttttaatctTGTATCACTTTCACCCATCCCTCTAACACTGAATGACAAAAAGATTTccctgctgctgatgctgaagtCAGTGGGCGTCCTCCTCTGAGAGATCTCAGAGACCAAACTGGAAGAGCAGCCAGCAGAATTTACTGTTCATCTCTGAATTTTGACTTCCACCACACTTTATTCTGAAAATGAGTATTAATGAGCAGAGCTTGTGTTGGAATATGTTCTTCTTACAGTCTTTCACCTGCCACAGCTTTTTCCAACAAAATGAACTAAATGGAAGTCCAACCCTCTTCTGTCAcgttgtatctgtgtgtatctACAGTAAATTTGTCTTGGGAAAcagttttatcatcattttaacctttaacctctCCAGTAAGAGTgctaaaaaaaagttgaaaactTCTATTCTGTGAGCTGTGGTCAGATGCAATCAGAACATTAAAATGATGGATTACGGTACTGCGCCACTGGTGTGGGTGCATTTCCTGgcattaaaacaatgaaaatgatggATAGGAAAATTGTAATCACTGTTAACATAATGACTGAAATCAGCTTCTTCCAGGACGGCGTTCCCTTCTCGCACTTTTCACAGCAACATGATTACTGCTAGCCGACATTTGAGTGACTCAAAAGTCAGTGCGTATGTGTGTAATGCTTGCTGGCATCAGGTGGTTTAAAGTGAGCTTCTTCCATATTGACATGAGATAACATATGTATGTAATTCCTACATTAGCTGTCTATTCTTAGGCTCATAAACTGAGCAAAGAGACTAGCTATCTAACTACTGATATTATTAAGTGTCGCACAAtgtactgcttttttttttttgagccagAAAAAGCCTCTTCAGCCATTTGCTACTGAAATGCTGCATAAGCGCTTTCGTCAACACCAGCGAACGGACGGCAGCGAACAGAATCTCTGCAAGACTCCCACCTCACCTCGCCGCTCACACGTATGCTCTGGCCTTTGCTGTAAGGAAATGTTAACGTCAGTGATGACATACAGTATTCAGACCCATAAAACAGTGCCGAGGGGAGGGGCTGAGGTGGCTTTCCTCATTTTGCTGTGACGCTGGTGACCCCTGACCCACCTTGTTATAGGATGGCTGCCAGCTTAATGCAACCTTGGCAGAGCTGCCACCTTTCCCGCTCATTAGTCCAGTCATTTTCCAAGCTAAGACACATTGCTGACCTATTTTAAGCAACAAGGCGTGGGGGTTGTGGGATATTTTGCCACACAGGATGCAAAATTaattgtatattaaaaaaatatatgctTGGGTGTACACTGCTGATGTGTTGCTATCATTCATTACTCAACGAAACATAAGGGAATTCATGAAGCTCTCAAACCAGCAGGGCTTCACTCTTTCCCCATGTgattaaaacaaactgaaaaccaTGAATGGGTGGAGGAATGAGAGCGCTCACACTCTCTTCTACTCCTTGAAACACCTCCGCCTCCATCTCCCCCGCCACCACGTGCGAGCGCAGAGTCCACAGCGTGGCTTGGACCCATCACACAGTGACTCAGGCTGCTCTCCATTTGAAAAATTAAACGGGGGGCCGTTTGGCAGAGTTAAATGAGGCCCCcaggaaaaaaacatgctgaGCTCAGCACGGCTCCTACAATCTCAATCACAAAGGAGGAGGTTGGCGCGCTGATGTAATGGCTGCcgccgtgctgctgctgccttggcagaggaggagagctcGTCAGCACAGCCCTACTAATTCACCCACCCACCCTACTCCCCCCTCCCCGGATCAAGGGTACATCAGATATCAttaacagagacaaaaagccgaagcttaaaaacagacacagacaagagGATGATGCCATTAGTGGGCATTTCTCTGACTGCAGAGCAATTCCCCctcactaaaactaaaaagtaaaactagttgtaaattaaattacataacaataaaaactagaaaaaatgaaaaccaactgtatattgtgtatttctaaaacaaaccaaaatggaataaaaatctacagaaatgtttttagtcTTTGTCTGTTTGGTCAAATGTGTCAACAGAAGCAGCCTGAGGAGGCGTCGGTGCAGCTGGTTACTGACGCGGGGAAGTCTACATGACTGGGAGTCAACTGGGTTTGTATTATAAAACCAATTCTGAACTTATTCAACCCTGACAAATACCCCCTTATTatgataaaactgaaatgagtaaaaactcaactaaaacttaacattttaaacaacaaaaactaaagttAAATGAGCAAATGCATTCTGGAAACTGACAACaaaaattaaagacaaaatgaaaataaaaagtaatgaaaaatacaacTATAATAACTCACACGCTATTAAAAGTGACTTAACAcctagaagaaaaaaaaaaacgtctatATAAGTTTGAATTTAAGTAAGAATTTGTTGAGCCACCGAGAATACGcagtctgcatgtatgtgttagGAGGGATTGAGGTTCACAGCACCTGTGGAAGGCATCATTTATTACAGGCTCACTGGTAAAAACCCACCACTCACTTATCAGCATCCTGCAGAGCTTTAACATCCTCTGCAAGACCCAGAAAGGGCTCAGCAGTGGTGGAATAAAGTACTCGGATCCTTTGTTTaagtaaaagaagaaatacGACGACATAAAAACACTCAAGTCCTCAAGTCCTGAGTTTAAAAGCTCACTTCAATGTGAATATTAGTGCTAAAAgtatgaaaagtgaaaatacaTCTGATGCACAGttgctagatagatagatagatagatagatagatagatagatagatagatagatagatagatgtgaCAAATGCAGGTTGCTGCTGGTTGAAATGTGTTGATCGTCATAAAGAAACATTCAGAAACTTATCAAGATGAGTCAGTTTTCAGGCTTTATACAGATTTATTGGTTCGTCTCTAAAACCAGATCCATTTTAAGTGACTGCTACCTGAAAACGTTGAAGGACAACGCTGTTGTTTTAAGGATTAACGTTGATATTTCAGTGGGCTGAAAGACAAGTCTGTCTGACATGGGGGCACTTTCCCAAAGACAGAAATCaagactgtgtgtctgtgatgcaGGTGGCATCAGCGGCCGCTTCATTGATAATAAATAAGTTGCTGACTTCAACAAAGTCCAGTTGGCTGTCTACGGAGGAGAGGCAGGTCTAGTACTCTAGTTTAAAGGTCATGTGTTACCCCTCCAGTTTTACAAAAGCTCAGTGGATGAGAATTATCGACTGAAGTGCTCCGTGGCACAGAAATAACATATGTGAATTATTAAAATGGGTGGCATTTACCTTTTAAAGAATGAGACAcatgaactgctgctgacttctTTTTACAACATGAATTTTGAGTTTGACTTTTTGCAAATGTTGACATCATGGGGTTTTTTtgcattgtttatttatttacctgtaAAATTCAGTTAGTGGatgttttagtttatttgacaTTTAAGAATGAGCTCATAAATCACACGCAGCTGAAATAGCAGCTGTAGTAACACAATACAAGTCAGCTCAGAAAACAGAACTGAGCTAAACCGCATCAGTTCTGTGCAAATCTACTACATTTAATCTAAAAGGAAACATCTCAGTGTAGATTTCATCACACTTCTCCATATCTGACATGAAGAAACATCTACAAAGGAGCATTAAAAAGCCAATTCTGCTGTCTACAGAACAACTAGTTCATCTTCCCCCTGGAACATTTGATGTGCAACAGGACTGTGTGTTTCTAGTCAGTGTTCACAATAATATGATGCAGGCAGCCTCTTCTTCTAATTTACTGCTGCCACCCAGtgttcatgtacacacactgcgTCTGTGGCTCTGcggaaaaagaaggaaaaaattaCTTTAGACTGCAACTAAGCTCCCGATGCCGATAAGGAATAAAGATATTCCTTATCCtgctgaaaataataaaactcttttatttgggttttggagTTTTATACAAATTCCCTAactttaaattagatttttagtCAGTAATTCTTTTCTAATTACCAAATAATAATCTCCAACGCTATACAAGTGTGAAATTGTAAAATTATTGCTGTTTTTGGTGATTGTGTTGTTTATCTGACGtgaaaatcaatacaaacaaattCACTGTCAGCTTTTACTGATAAATGCAACCGTTTaatatattcagtttttcagtGTAATGGGGatgaataattttaaataaatttttttaaaaaatgtaataaaatgaaataaattaaatgaaaaaaaaaaaggccgaTCTTTCTTTGATCGATCACTGATTAGAAATCGGGGCTCTGCTGTTTTCCCTGACGTCGCCTCCAGGAAAATAAATCAAGATCAGATCAGTGCTCAGGCGGAGGAGACGAGACACTTTCAGAAGCAGAGATGGTAACTATGAATGAAATTTGAAATACGTTGATCGATTTAACATCATGTAAGGAGTGTGTATGATTTGCACAGCGCGTTTGTGTGGTGTAAATTAtctggaaacacagaaaacagggtAAACTTGCTCACaccaagctaacgttagctagctaactttTGACTGCACTGTGAGTAAGCAAAACACtgtaagctaacgttagccgcaTTGATAccggcgtgtgtgtgtaaagaaacGGCTCACTGCTGGTATTTGTTGGCCTTTATCACAATAAATGAAGTTTCTAATTAACCTGCTTTATTTCGTTTAGCGCTAAATAACGTCTTATAATTGCGTTTGCCGGTTAGATGGTTAGCAGGCTAGCTTAAAGTAGCTAACAGGTGTAGGTTAGCACGGGCTGTGTTAGCCTCAAAATGAAGTGTCACTTCTTTTACTTTCGCTTTCCTCCCTCAAGTTACTGGCCTGTAGTTTCGGGCTAATAACTTAGTTTATGAAGCCAAGACACACAGTTATAACTCCAGTCACTCCTCACTGCACCGATTCAGTTAACTTCCGTCTCTAATCCAGCTAATATCAGCTAGCTTTCCGCAGAAGTTTGTTTCACTGAGCATGACTATTAACAACACTGACTAGTGTGATGATGCTTGTATTCGGTTGCATGATTCTCCTTGGTGAGTGGCTGCACATCAAGCTGAGTTTATCTATTATTTAGTGGCTGTAATTTAAAACCCGAGTCTAGAAAAGTCTCAGCTTAGTGTGTCCATGAGTGTAACCGAGGAAAACCGCTCATGATGCAAGACAACTATGTCAGCTCAGCTCTTACGTCTCCTTTAATATTGTTgttggttatttttattttaaatgtcccttttttaaaatgatgtcttgtttttatctttagttCCGCAACCAGTACGACAACGATGTGACAGTATGGAGCCCACAGGTAAGGCTCTTtgtttcagcctctgtctttctcccacATCTTAAAGAGAATAAATGTCCGTGCAGATCAAGATCGTGTGTTGTTGAGAAGTCTCTGCATAATATGTAAAACCATAATAAGTCATTGTTCATGTTTGTCCAGGGCCGAATCCATCAGATCGAGTATGCCATGGAGGCAGTGAAGCAAGGCTCTGCAACTGTAGGACTCAAATCCAAAACCCACGCAGTCCTGGTGGCACTAAAGGTACATTTAGTATCTCGTCTGTCCGTATTTCTTCTTCCACAAAAGTTTTAACCCTGTATAATGCTCTCTTTATACATTTTTCCCCTCTGCTTATCATTATGTATAGAAACCATGCAAGGAATTTATGATATCTGCCAGTTAATTGAACACTtaaatatactataataaaccaaaacacaaaaaaagcatgTGGTATATTATTAGTGACAGTTGAAGGGTAAATATTCGATCATGGATGATAGTGTTTATGTTTATGCAGAGAGCCCAGTCTGAACTGGCTGCCCACCAGAAGAAAATCCTCCATGTCGACAACCACGTCGGCATCTCCATTGCCGGACTGACCGCTGATGCCAGACTGCTCTGGTAGGTCACAGCGGCCTTGATGGTGTGAATGAAGCTTTGTAGTGAACCAACGAATGTAACTCCTCTTAAATGATACTCACACCCTCTCTCCCGCAGTAACTTCATGCGTCAGGAGTGCTTGGACTCGAGATTTGTCTTTGACAGGCCCCTCCCCACGTCACGTCTCGTCTCTCTTATTGGCAGCAGTATCCTCTCTACGGCTAGCTTCAAGCTCTGTAGTAAAAATGTAATGATATCTATCtattggagtgtgtgtgtgtgtgttgttagttGTTATATTGGCCTGTTTTTCTTGCGTGAATTGGCCTATCTGTTATTTTAACAAGTAAGATAATTGTGAAAGGCAACAGCGAACCTTAACTGAACTTTCAGAAACCCAAATCCCAACACAGAGGTATGGAAGGAGGCCTTACGGCGTTGGTCTCCTCATTGCTGGCTACGATGTAAGTTTGCTCAGTCAAATACTTCtcttatatatttatagtattgttttttattttgtaactcTCACTAACTTGATGTGTGTCGTCCAGGACATGGGACCTCATATCTTCCAGACCTGCCCGTCAGCCAACTACTTTGACTGCAAAGCCATGTCCATCGGAGCGCGCTCTCAGTCTGCTCGCACCTACCTGGAGAGATGCATGGACAAGTTCTCTGACTGTAAGATGATGTTTCTCTTACTAGccttgtttatatttttaatgtccTAATTACAGTGTCATTATATGTAAGATTATGGCAGTTTTGGAAATCTGAACACATCAGTGTCACTCACAGATCTCTGTTAGCAACTTCAGAGTTCACAATTGCATAGTTATATTACCAAACAGTGTCAGCAACAGGTGGAAACCATTACATTAAGAACAAGTTGTTTTCTTCTCAGGTAATCTGAATGACCTGGTCCAACATGGCCTCCGTGCTCTGAGAGAAACCCTCCCCACCGAGCAGGACCTCACTACCAAGGTACGCCAACTCTCCCCACTCCTGTCTGCTGCACAAGTCCtagcagaggagagagcagtCGCCTttgtctaaatctgtgtgttGTAACGAATCAGACAGGATTCGGGTTTAGTAAAATGTTATCAAACCCCAGCAGACAGTGAAGATGTTGCCATCTTCTTATAAATGCAATAGTATACAGGCCATTTCTCACATATATTTGTCATTCTCTCAGAACGTTTCCATCGGAATTGTGGGAAAGGAAATGGAGTTTGTCATTTATGATGACGATGAAGTTGCCCCGTTCCTGGAGGGACTGGAGGAGAGGCCACAGAGAAAGGTAGGCGAAAACTGTCTTTGTCGTTCTGCACCATGTGATGAGCTCAAACTCGATCTCTGTATCTTCTGCACTGTGTTGGTGCGACAGATGGTACCTGGTCTGATGTAATTCTAGCTCTCTCTTAGTGATTAACCAGCCCCTGTTAAAATATACATAACATGCACATACTTCTTCTGGGGTCAAGACAAATGtttgaactgtgtttttttttttttttttttctgttcatattGGGACCATTTTTGGTGTAAACACCAATCTTGTTGGGACCAGTAATCCTCATGGGGCCCAAAACCTGGTTCTAATGAAGTAAAGCATTGTTTCTGAGGTCCTGGTTAAGGTTAGGAGTGAGGTGTGAAGTTAGGCTAAGGTTTGGGATCTGTTGCCATGTCGATTGCTGCACAAATTCGAGTGAGTTTGGATAAACAAGCTTTCAGTTGTGCTCGTTGCTCAAAGCTGTGACAGTGCAATTTAGAGATGCTTCTATTTAACCTCCTGGAAGTCTCTTAAATCTTTTTACTGAATATTAATGTCAGTGTTGGTCAGATCCTCACGTTTGTGCGCTGAACCacgcttgtgtttgtgtctcaggtTGCCCAGCCTGCAGATGAACCTGCCGCTGGACCTGCATCTGATGAGCCAATGGAGCACTGAGTCAGCACTTCCTGTTACCCGGAGAGGGCGGGCACAAACCCAGACCAACCTGATGCTTACTGCAGCTCACCAGAGTCATCTGTAGAGGGGGaagttgttgttgtgatgtgCCACTTCTAAACTGTTAATCCAAAATATTCTCTGCtaacatcagccagtgtgaTGTTGCTTTTGTATGAGTAAATTGTACCATTATACAAGTaataaactcttttttttgAGTTGTGCTGCCACTATTCATTACATTAGTTGCCCATTTTATAAACACTTAGCTGGTTTAGAGTGAGCACTACTGCAACAATATCTAGATGAGCGACATTGCAGGCAACAAACACGTAGATTCAAGAGTCTGAGTCTGTTTTTACAATATTAATTAACAATTTAgggtaaaataaatgaaacgaGAAGCAAGTTGAGAACCCAGAACATTTTATTGAAGTTATTCACAGGATCTTCATCACTGATATGCATAGCCAGGTGCTCTTCTaaacagtgaataaataaaattcagtttataaaagtaaaaatcttaaaataactTTAGAGCACAAGACGGCAGGTTTGTTTAAAGcttaaaatgttacagaaaagGTTTCTCCATCACAAACACCGAAGAGAAGACAGACGGGGGAACTAGGATACTTTTTGTTCCCTTTAAGGAAGGTGTACGTGTTTTATCTCTCGTCTGTAAACATTTTCATCTTGGACATGAAGACGGCAGGAAGTTTTTTACGTGACGAGTTCAATAAGTCTGTTTTGTGAGATATTCTGACAAAGGTGAGAAAAGGCACAAACAACCTAGTAAATTACAGTGATACCAGTAACAGGATCAAATTTAATCAGAGCTTATCTCCTCAGCACCCTTAACCATCGTACTCTCCGCCCACATGACACTGACTAAATGAGTcctaaaatgatttaatctgtAGAAGAAACATGTTTGTAAAGTGACCTGGTTCAGTCTTGTTTGCTTgtcatttaatatattttcaaaccACCTTTAATTCAAGCACAAAGAGGAAAGAGGCTCCATTATAACTCAGCTCTCCCCTGACTGGACGAAAATACTGAGTTTATTCACAGCGACGCCATCTGTGACTGACAGGAGTCCTGGAAGCATCTTTACGTtcatttaaagtaaattaaaaactaGAATTTTATAAAAGaaaccctgtttttttttc includes these proteins:
- the psma1 gene encoding proteasome subunit alpha type-1, translated to MFRNQYDNDVTVWSPQGRIHQIEYAMEAVKQGSATVGLKSKTHAVLVALKRAQSELAAHQKKILHVDNHVGISIAGLTADARLLCNFMRQECLDSRFVFDRPLPTSRLVSLIGSKTQIPTQRYGRRPYGVGLLIAGYDDMGPHIFQTCPSANYFDCKAMSIGARSQSARTYLERCMDKFSDCNLNDLVQHGLRALRETLPTEQDLTTKNVSIGIVGKEMEFVIYDDDEVAPFLEGLEERPQRKVAQPADEPAAGPASDEPMEH